The Pan troglodytes isolate AG18354 chromosome 19, NHGRI_mPanTro3-v2.0_pri, whole genome shotgun sequence region CCCCTGCGTCCCTGGCTCGAGGTTTTCCGCCATTTTGAGTGTGGCCCTAGATTGTTCTCCATACTCTGTCCTTGGGTTTTGTAAGTTGAAAGTTGAGACTAGGGAGGCATATTACAAGAACTATAAACAAAGTTTCAATGAGGCAACACTGAGGAGGAGTTCTACTCCTTCCTCATCCCCTTCCAAAGCCCCTGAACTCGAGTAGCCGCCCCTCCCATCATGGTTCCCTTAGTGTGGTCTCGCCGCACACCCCGCCCATTGACCCGGAATTCTTCTCTGCCTGGTCTTCAGGTCCCAATCCTCCGCTTCCGCGCTTGCGCGCCAAGACGGCTCGGATGCCGGCGGTCTCTGCTGAAGAGAGAAGATGGCGCTTGACGGACCAGAGCAGGTATGGCGGGTGCAGTGGCGGCCCGGCAGGTTACGGGGCTGGGTGCGGAGCGAGCGTGATCTGAGTGGAGAGCGGGCCGGGGCAGGAGCGTCGGGTGGGTCGGAGGTGGCTGGACCAGTCCATGCTGGACGCTGCCTGCGACCGGATCTGCTGTGTCAGCGCCGCCCTCGGTGAGTCAGGGCAAGGCTGGGAGAGGAAGACGCGGTAGAAGCGGAGTGAGTGAGGGAAGCGATGGGCGCGGGAATGGCCGGCCCACGGGTCGCAGGAGACGGGACGCCAGTCCTTTGGCTCCGTTCCGCTGGCTCCGTCGTCAGTACTGACACCTCGGGCTTGTAGAGCACTTCACGCAGTGCAAAGCGCCCCCCGTCTATATCATATCGCCTCTCGGTCCTCCTAAAAGTCGTATGAGGTAGGCGGCGttcccattcttttattttagtcCTGGGAAAATGGAGGGTtccaagggagggagggattagAACCCAGATCCTGAGCCTCCGAAGTCCAAACTTTTTCTACTACGCAAAGCTACCTGGTGTCAAGCCTTATTCAAAGTGCCCTGCAAGTGGCTTTACCCCCTCGGATGTTTAACCTGTCGTTTAAGACTCACTCTGTGTCttcagatggagctggaggagggGAAGGCAGGCAGCGGACTCCGCCAATATTATCTGTCCAAGATTGAAGAACTCCAGGTGAGGACGGACTCCAGAGGGAGCTAGGAAGGGGGATGATGGGGGATGGAAACGGACTTCCACAAATCCATCTAATTCCTTTGGGAGTGCAGTGGAAgaagctgctgcttctcctttcttgtttgtttcttagCTAGTAGGGTGTATGTATCAGAAGTAAGCAATCTCTTGTTCTCCTCCAGTCCCATCTCTTTGAGGGTCTTAGTGTTCACAGTTTGTTACACATCTTCGAGTCAAATCTTAATAGTAAAGGTACCTCTAGCCAAAGGTCAACCCTTTTGGAAGAAGCCCGAATGAAAAGGATTCTTATAAAAGGGAAACATAAGCTCAGGAGTTGAAATTTATCACCAAGAGGTTGGGTGAGGGTGAAGTGAGAATGTGAGGAAGGGCATCATTGAGGGATCTGGACAATGCTAATTCCATAGAGACTGAATGAAAGAAATTGGGCAACCCAGAGCCCTAGCCTAAAGCGCTAAACCATAGAAAAAGGACCGTTTATGTTGTTAATCAAATGTCTGTGTTACCAGTAAGGCTTCCAGCAGTAAGGTATGGCTTCCAGTAGTAAGCCTTACAGACAACATAAACAGTAGTCTGTTAGTGTTACGTTACACTGTTACGGTAGGCTGTTAGTAGTTTAACTTTGGACAGGTCCATGGATTTTCAATTTCACCCTAACCCCCTGCGTTGTTCAAGTGTCAACTGTAATATAAATTGGATGGGGGAAAGCCACAAAAGACAATTCTGAGTTCCAAGTGCATTTGCAGGTATTATGTTTAGTTTACCATTTTTGAatgctttttcatgtgtttttattcGTTCACCTTAGTAGTCTTGAAGCAGGGTAGCTGATGCTATACCCATGTGCCGTTTGGTAACagatctggatttttaaaaatagattgtcTTACCTTTACTTTGCTTTTGATTGACAGCGGCTGGGCTAGAACTCAGGCTTCTCACCTAACAATCTTTCCACCAGGTGTTGTTGCCTTCCGGCAAGAAATTTGGTGTTACATGAGCCAGCTGTAACTTTTCTCCATTAGATTCTGTTATTCCTGGACCAGTATTGGACAAGCAGCCTTCTTTGATGGCTGCTGTAAGGTCCAGAGGGACTCTTGGAGGACAGGGCAGGGTCATTAGGATCATACTGGAGAATCTGAAACAACATGCAGGTGCCCTGTGCCCTTGCCTCAGCTCATTCAGACCTGTGAGGTCTTGGCCAAGATCCTACCTCCTCCTGTCTCCTGCCCTTGAATAATGGAATTTGTCTCTTGTCTGCCACAGCTGATTGTGAATGATAAGAGCCAAAACCTCCGGAGGCTGCAGGCACAGAGGAACGAACTAAATGCTAAAGGTGAGTGGAGAAAGATGGGAAGCCGCATGTGGGCAGTTTGTCTGAGGTCTGTCCTTATCTCCCTGCACTGTGTGTTCACAGCAGTGCTTACTGTTTTCTCCCTGTCATCATCTAGTAGTTTCACATGCATCTCTTTTTCCTGAGCCCTGTTGTAGCCTCCTTAAAGACATGCATTTTGACCTTTGGCCTTCCTTTAATAAGAGTGATGCTTAGCTCATGCACGTAGAATTGGGTCCTGGAGACTCCAAAGGAGTAGCTAGGTGACCACCGTGTCTGTTTGCCATCTAGTTCGCCTATTGCGGGAGGAGCTACAGCTGCTGCAGGAGCAGGGCTCCTATGTGGGGGAAGTAGTCCGGGCCATGGATAAGAAGAAAGTGTTGGTCAAGGTAAAAGCAGCATGACCCCAGGGACCAGCTCGGTCTCCACTGCATTCCCACCCCTTTGTGTGTAGCCTCGGGAGACAGGGTTCTGTGTTCTGTCAAGGTATTGTGGGATTCTCGTAGGTCTTCCTGGGTAGGATTAGTGATTTGGTGGCTGTCAAGGAAGGTCATGAGCCCTTGTTTCTTTAGGTACATCCTGAAGGTAAATTTGTTGTAGACGTGGACAAAAACATTGACATCAATGATGTGAGTGTAGCAggtgaggtggtggtggtggtggggtcaGCTCTTACTGTACCACTTCTGAAACTCACCCCCTTCACCCAGGTGACACCCAATTGCCGGGTGGCTCTAAGGAATGACAGCTACACTCTGCACAAGATCCTGCCCAACAAGGTAGACCCATTAGTGTCACTGATGATGGTGGAGAAAGTACCAGATTCAACTTATGAGATGATTGGTGGACTGGACAAACAGATCAAGGAGATCAAAGAAGTGATCGAGCTGCCTGTTAAGCATCCTGAGCTCTTCGAAGCACTGGGCATTGCTCAGCCCAAGGTGAGGAGCAGGGCTTCTCTGAGAGGGCCAAGCTGTACTtactcctcctgccccagccagccCTACTGCAGGGGTTGGGGAGGCACCGGGATAGGCTGCATCTTGCTTGGGCTGGCCCTCCCCCTGAAAAGAGTGGCCGGGGAAGTGTTCCTAGGGCGGTGAGGTGGTTTGGATAGAAGGGACCttgatgttcatttttttttttttttgtatccctAACATCTAGCAAGGGACCCAGCACTCGGTAAATGTTCACTGAATGAAATGAGGGGTGTAGCTTTCTGCCCTGAGTCTTGCTGTTCCCCTGTAGGGAGTGCTGCTGTATGGACCTCCAGGCACTGGGAAGACACTGTTGGCCCGGGCTGTGGCTCATCATACGGACTGTACCTTTATTCGTGTCTCTGGCTCTGAATTGGTACAGAAATTCATAGGGGAAGGTAACCATGGCTAGCAATGTGAGAAGCAAGAGGTAGGGGTAGGGGGTTAGAGAGCTAATAAGCTAATAAGCTCCCTAACACCAGCTCGGCCTCCACACAGGGGCAAGAATGGTGAGGGAGCTGTTTGTCATGGCACGGGAACATGCTCCGTCTATCATCTTCATGGACGAAATCGACTCCATCGGCTCCTCGCGGCTGGAGGGGGGTTCTGGAGGGGACAGTGAAGTGCAGCGCACGATGCTGGAGTTGCTCAACCAGCTCGACGGTTTTGAGGCCACCAAGAACATCAAGGTAAGGTGGTAGCATCCTTGGGATGGGCCCAGGGAAGGCCTGGGTGCCACGCAGGCTGAGGAAGAGGTTTAGCTGATCCCCACTTGCTTTCTCTGCTCAGGTTATCATGGCTACTAATAGGATTGATATCCTGGACTCGGCACTGCTTCGCCCAGGGCGCATTGACAGAAAAATTGAATTCCCACCCCCCAATGAGGAGGTTTGTGATGGACACTGTGCAAAGTGGCTCTGGCTGTGGGGGTGGGGCGTGGGGCTCAGGCTTTTCCTTGCCATCTCCAGGCCCGGCTGGACATTTTGAAGATTCATTCTCGGAAGATGAACCTGACCCGGGGGATCAACCTGAGAAAAATTGCTGAGCTCATGCCAGGAGCATCAGGGGCTGAAGTGAAGGTAACTGGAGTACCCACCGAAAacagggcagaggcaggaagcTCTGGGCTCAAGGGCCACAGATGAGGGGCACAGCAGTGGGGCCTCAATTTCCTTTTCCTGTTCAGGGCGTGTGCACAGAAGCTGGCATGTATGCCCTGCGAGAACGGCGAGTCCATGTCACTCAGGAGGACTTTGAGATGGCAGTAGCCAAGGTATAGGCCTCCATCTTTGTGCCTTTGCCAGTGGTGGCTCTGGGGCAGTGGGCTAGGGCATGTGTGTGTTCGTAACTTAACGTTCATTCTCTCTCCCACCCCTAGGTCATGCAGAAGGACAGTGAGAAAAACATGTCCATCAAGAAATTATGGAAGTGAGTGGACAGCCTTTGTGTGTATCTCTCCAATAAAGCTCTGTGGGCCAAGTCCTCTAGGACTCCAGTCTGTTAATGAGGGCTGTGCTGTTCAAGGACCAGGTCCAGGCACCACCAATAGACAAAAGGATTTATTTGGAAATTTCCAAACCTGCCAGAAGTGGCACTCGCCAAGCCCTAGGCCCACCCTCCTCACCAAGCTCCAAAGGGCAACACCAGTCCTCCCAGCCTCCCCATTCACCTTACCCTGGCCTCCACATGCACATACCCCATACCTCAGGCCATGCTAGAGAACTGGAGTGTCCCCTCCCTGGCCCAAGCCGCTGGAGAGGCAGCCCTCTGGCATCCCAGGAGATGATGGCGGCCAGAGCCGCTTGCATAGattgaggaaagaaaacaaggaggCACCTAACAGGCTCCCTGAAAACCCCCAACTTACCCCTGTACAAAAAAAGTGGCTCCCACATAGAAAACTTGCTCCCAAAATAGTGCaaatacccaaaggaaaggaaaaaaccagCAGCAAGGCTGGGCTTGTAGGAATGGCAAAGAACTTTGGTTTAGAAAGGCTAGGAAGAGTCTGGGCTGCACCTCCTCTTCCTAGCCCAGCTCCCCAGAGCCAGCTCTGACCCTCGCCCCAGGGGGAGTCTGTAAACATGCAAACCCAGCAGCCTTTGGTTCGGAAATGTCTGTTACAATGTCAAA contains the following coding sequences:
- the PSMC5 gene encoding 26S proteasome regulatory subunit 8 isoform X1 — translated: MALDGPEQMELEEGKAGSGLRQYYLSKIEELQLIVNDKSQNLRRLQAQRNELNAKVRLLREELQLLQEQGSYVGEVVRAMDKKKVLVKVHPEGKFVVDVDKNIDINDVTPNCRVALRNDSYTLHKILPNKVDPLVSLMMVEKVPDSTYEMIGGLDKQIKEIKEVIELPVKHPELFEALGIAQPKGVLLYGPPGTGKTLLARAVAHHTDCTFIRVSGSELVQKFIGEGARMVRELFVMAREHAPSIIFMDEIDSIGSSRLEGGSGGDSEVQRTMLELLNQLDGFEATKNIKVIMATNRIDILDSALLRPGRIDRKIEFPPPNEEARLDILKIHSRKMNLTRGINLRKIAELMPGASGAEVKGVCTEAGMYALRERRVHVTQEDFEMAVAKVMQKDSEKNMSIKKLWK
- the PSMC5 gene encoding 26S proteasome regulatory subunit 8, translating into MELEEGKAGSGLRQYYLSKIEELQLIVNDKSQNLRRLQAQRNELNAKVRLLREELQLLQEQGSYVGEVVRAMDKKKVLVKVHPEGKFVVDVDKNIDINDVTPNCRVALRNDSYTLHKILPNKVDPLVSLMMVEKVPDSTYEMIGGLDKQIKEIKEVIELPVKHPELFEALGIAQPKGVLLYGPPGTGKTLLARAVAHHTDCTFIRVSGSELVQKFIGEGARMVRELFVMAREHAPSIIFMDEIDSIGSSRLEGGSGGDSEVQRTMLELLNQLDGFEATKNIKVIMATNRIDILDSALLRPGRIDRKIEFPPPNEEARLDILKIHSRKMNLTRGINLRKIAELMPGASGAEVKGVCTEAGMYALRERRVHVTQEDFEMAVAKVMQKDSEKNMSIKKLWK